The following are encoded together in the Lathyrus oleraceus cultivar Zhongwan6 chromosome 3, CAAS_Psat_ZW6_1.0, whole genome shotgun sequence genome:
- the LOC127128840 gene encoding probable aldo-keto reductase 2: protein MAMSKVGRMKLGSQGMEVSSQGLGCMSMSAFYGPPKPEPDMIALIHHAIQSGVTFLDTSDFYGPHTNELLLGKALKGEVREKVELATKFGARAREGKFEICGDPAYVREACEGSLKRLDIDSIDLYYQHRIDTRLPIEVTMGELKKLVEEGKIKYIGLSEASAATIRRAHAVHPITAVQLEWSLWSRDVEEEIIPTCRELGIGIVAYSPLGRGFFSSGTKIAENFTKEDYRQYMPRFQPENMQQNQTIFEKVNELATKKRCTPSQLALAWLHHQGNDVCPIPGTTKIENFNENIGALSVKLTPEELTEIESLADIVKGDRSGKEPTWKESDTPPLSSWKTAN from the exons ATGGCAATGTCAAAAGTAGGAAGAATGAAGTTGGGATCTCAGGGAATGGAAGTGTCCTCACAAGGACTTGGTTGCATGAGTATGTCTGCTTTCTATGGTCCTCCTAAGCCTGAACCTGACATGATTGCTCTCATCCATCATGCCATTCAATCTGGTGTCACTTTTCTTGATACTTCTGATTTCTATGGACCTCATACCAATGAACTCCTTCTTGGAAAGGCTTTGAAGGGAGAGGTGAGAGAGAAAGTTGAATTGGCTACGAAATTTGGAGCCAGAGCTAGGGAAGGGAAATTTGAGATCTGTGGTGATCCAGCTTATGTGAGAGAAGCTTGTGAAGGTAGCTTGAAGAGACTTGATATTGATTCTATTGATCTCTATTATCAGCATCGGATTGATACTCGTCTTCCAATTGAAGTCACG ATGGGAGAGCTTAAAAAACTAGTTGAAGAGGGGAAGATAAAATACATTGGTTTGTCTGAGGCCTCAGCTGCAACAATCAGAAGAGCACACGCAGTTCATCCAATAACAGCTGTGCAGTTGGAGTGGTCACTATGGTCAAGAGATGTTGAGGAAGAAATAATTCCGACTTGCAG GGAACTTGGTATTGGAATTGTTGCATATAGTCCGCTTGGGCGAGGATTCTTTTCATCAGGAACTAAGATTGCTGAGAACTTTACAAAGGAAGACTATCGACAG TATATGCCTAGatttcaacctgaaaacatgCAACAGAATCAAACTATATTTGAGAAGGTTAATGAACTAGCTACAAAGAAGAGGTGCACTCCATCGCAACTTGCATTAGCATGGCTTCATCACCAAGGAAACGACGTGTGCCCGATACCCGGAACAACCAAAATTGAGAACTTTAATGAAAACATCGGTGCTTTGTCTGTCAAACTAACACCAGAAGAATTGACAGAAATAGAGTCATTAGCTGATATTGTGAAAGGTGATAGATCCGGAAAGGAACCTACATGGAAGGAATCTGATACTCCACCACTTTCTTCTTGGAAAACTGCGAATTGA